One region of Oncorhynchus mykiss isolate Arlee chromosome 8, USDA_OmykA_1.1, whole genome shotgun sequence genomic DNA includes:
- the LOC110530457 gene encoding zinc finger protein 830 yields MPPKNKQKKVIHQDELRRLMREKQKQTIDKKRVESPYAKYNSLDHLSCVLCNERVKNEILWQTHVLGKQHKEKVAELKGSKQSSTGHGPQPPLKRKALDSEDTNGKKSKPVAGNEQASTSSGLPDVFFAKPAPPGPKKLTGILKKTSTGLSLLAGVYNEDEEEAGDSSDLGAASSSGVQKGTPAPGLPADFFDNGTIPAVPAASHSGSILKPDETEKSVEKKENTPEALPEGFFDDPVRDAKVRNVDAPKDQMDKEWEEFQKEMRQVNTKSEAIVAEDDEEGRFERQIDEIDEQIECYRRVEVLRDKQDVVKKVVKEKTEDQEDSRGSDEEDEEELLHLLSRDWRAKGALA; encoded by the coding sequence ATGCCTCCAAAGAATAAGCAGAAGAAAGTGATTCATCAAGATGAACTGCGTCGGTTGATGAGAGAGAAACAAAAGCAAACGATAGATAAGAAGCGTGTCGAATCCCCTTATGCCAAGTACAACAGTCTCGATCATCTTAGCTGCGTACTCTGCAACGAGCGGGTAAAGAATGAAATATTGTGGCAGACTCACGTTCTTGGAAAACAGCATAAGGAGAAGGTTGCCGAGCTCAAGGGGTCTAAACAAAGTTCAACAGGTCACGGACCCCAGCCCCCGCTGAAAAGGAAAGCATTGGATTCTGAAGACACGAATGGGAAAAAGTCTAAACCTGTGGCAGGTAACGAGCAGGCATCTACGTCGTCAGGGTTGCCTGATGTTTTCTTTGCGAAACCTGCTCCGCCTGGGCCGAAGAAACTAACTGGAATTTTGAAAAAAACATCTACTGGACTGAGTCTTCTGGCCGGAGTCTATAATGAAGACGAAGAGGAGGCTGGTGACTCTTCTGACCTAGGGGCAGCCTCCAGCTCGGGTGTGCAGAAGGGGACACCTGCCCCAGGACTCCCAGCTGATTTCTTTGACAACGGCACCATTCCAGCTGTCCCAGCTGCCTCTCATTCCGGGTCTATCCTCAAACCAGATGAAACTGAGAAGAGTGTGGAGAAGAAGGAAAATACACCTGAAGCACTACCAGAAGGCTTCTTTGACGACCCAGTGAGAGATGCCAAAGTCCGCAATGTTGACGCTCCAAAAGATCAAATGGATAAGGAGTGGGAAGAGTTCCAAAAGGAAATGCGGCAGGTGAACACTAAATCAGAGGCCATTGTAGCCGAGGATGACGAGGAGGGACGTTTTGAGCGTCAGATTGATGAAATCGATGAGCAAATCGAATGTTACCGGAGGGTTGAGGTATTGAGAGATAAGCAAGATGTGGTGAAGAAGGTTGTGAAGGAGAAGACCGAAGACCAGGAAGACTCCCGGGGAAGCgatgaggaggatgaagaagagcTGCTCCACTTGCTGTCAAGAGACTGGAGGGCTAAAGGGGCCCTTGCTTAA
- the LOC110530454 gene encoding EF-hand calcium-binding domain-containing protein 14, translated as MKKRKELNALIGLGDSKRKKTKKGSGHRLLRTEPPDSESESSSDEEEFSNLGTVAAFGKISYVQCCNVCYPLILFIILAACVMACAGLLWMQIALKEDLDSLKEKLHTMESSQKVSSHEIPKLSEDLKMKQRKLEDIESGDKGLNKLWSNLTEMNRKISLLDSAVNHLKANIKSASDLINLPTTVEELQKSVATIGSTLTSVQHDVQTMQTTLADQKKEMDDLKMTMDVTHLREVVSEVNTTQTLYHAWTGDQIHSLHTSVSNLTQRVSFIEQGSAQTTQFSDLVEVVEPVPVSGDATVPVKDPVTERDTNADGINAATSEATHGSKPTRRPRFLTSNRSKRESGIENFKTVSFPGVNSLKDLNELFEHTGTDPTSQGMSYQVLRKLFDTATPDHRSLERYDKDGDQRFSLAELKAAAGL; from the exons atgaagaagaggaaggagctTAATGCATTGATCGGACTTGGGGACAGTAAAAGGAAGAAAACCAAGAAGGGGTCCGGCCACAGGCTCCTACGAACCGAGCCCCCAGACTCAGAATCCGAATCAAGTTCAGATGAAGAGGAATTCAGCAACCTTGGTACTGTCGCTGCTTTCGGGAA GATAAGTTACGTGCAGTGTTGCAATGTCTGCTATCCCTTGATCCTGTTCATCATACTGGCTGCCTGTGTTATGGCTTGTGCCGGGCTGCTATGGATGCAGATTGCTCTGAAAGAAGACCTTGACTCCCTCAAAGAAAAGCTGCATACTA TGGAATCCAGCCAGAAAGTGTCATCACATGAAATACCAAAACTAAGTGAAGATCTGAAGATGAAACAGAGAAAGCTGGAGGATATTGAAAGTGGAGACAAGGGTCTGAACAAACTGTGGTCCAACCTTACGGAGATGAACAGAAAG ATCAGTTTGCTGGACTCTGCAGTGAACCACCTAAAGGCCAACATCAAATCAGCCTCAGACTTGATCAACCTTCCAACTACAGTTGAAGAGCTCCAAAAG agTGTAGCTACAATCGGCAGCACGTTAACCAGTGTGCAACATGATGTCCAGACAATGCAGACAACCCTTGCGGACCAGAAGAAAGAAATGGATGATCTAAAGATGACTATG GACGTAACTCACCTGAGAGAGGTTGTGAGCGAGGTTAACACGACCCAGACACTGTACCACGCATGGACCGGTGACCAGATCCACAGTCTCCACACCTCTGTGTCCAACCTCACTCAGAGGGTGTCTTTTATAGAGCAGGGCTCTGCCCAAACAACACAATTCAGT GACCTTGTGGAGGTCGTTGAACCAGTGCCCGTCAGTGGAGATGCAACCGTACCAGTAAAGGACCCAGTTACAGAGCGAGACACCAATGCAGATGGAATTAACGCAGCAACTTCAGAAGCTACACATG GTTCAAAGCCAACAAGACGTCCACGGTTTTTGACATCAAATCGCTCCAAGAGAGAGTCTGGAATAGAAAACTTTAAAACTGTGTCATTTCCTGGAGTTAACTCTTTGAAAG ATCTCAATGAGCTCTTTGAGCACACAGGGACCGACCCCACCTCTCAGGGAATGTCTTACCAAGTCCTGAGGAAACTCTTTGACACCGCAACACCAGACCACCGTAGCCTGGAACGCTACGACAAAGACGGGGACCAGAGGTTCTCACTGGCTGAACTAAAAGCTGCTGCAGGTCTGTGA